One part of the Paraburkholderia flagellata genome encodes these proteins:
- a CDS encoding feruloyl-CoA synthase, translating into MSTLTASNSPAVAVRPVRMPHRPTLVEHRSDGSLILRSSNPPPAIAQTSFADFIEAWAKTRGETAAFCERGSDGAWRRVSWRELWQQVQCVGAALLEMGLDQAHPLMLLSGNSIEQAIVLLAAEYVGIPVAPVSPAYSMLSQDFARLKAVVELVPPAALFVQDAAAFERALAGLAHLGAPVIAVRGSRPGQIDWATLAQTELTEPRRAAVAAAHAAIAPDATARVLFTSGSTGTPKGVNLTYRNFKAVASYFSDNLAFLRDTEPVFLDWLPWHHGLGGVLNLGRSIQFGATHYIDDGRPVPGMIERTVRNLREVAPTIFTSVPSAWAVLANEIEHDAELAANLFSKVHFFGYGGASLPTEVWERIQRVAVKTIGQRIAFVSGLACTETAGMGTFCGWPTDIVGNIGTPVPGSEVKLVPLEGADARYEIRMRGANVFGGYIKHPELSAAAFDEEGFFRLGDAVRFANPDNPSEGLLFAGRVVEDFKLANGTWVRTGAMRLGLLDHCAPLLSDAVICGHDHDYVAALAWPNVAACQRFAPELAGLDAAALVQHPVLIAALSERLHGQRGQGASVHVERLMLMAEPPSMDANEIADKGYVNQAVTRARRAHLVEALFHSEPAAHVARAR; encoded by the coding sequence ATGAGTACGCTCACGGCCAGTAATTCGCCGGCGGTTGCCGTCCGGCCGGTCCGCATGCCTCACCGCCCGACGCTCGTCGAGCACCGCAGTGACGGTAGCCTGATCCTGCGCTCATCCAACCCGCCCCCCGCCATCGCGCAAACGAGCTTCGCGGATTTCATCGAAGCCTGGGCAAAGACGCGTGGCGAGACAGCCGCCTTCTGCGAGCGCGGAAGCGACGGCGCCTGGCGGCGCGTGAGCTGGCGCGAGCTGTGGCAACAGGTGCAGTGCGTGGGCGCGGCGCTGCTCGAGATGGGCCTCGATCAGGCGCATCCGCTCATGCTGCTCTCGGGCAACTCGATCGAACAAGCCATCGTGCTGCTCGCCGCCGAATACGTGGGCATTCCCGTCGCGCCGGTGTCTCCCGCTTACTCGATGCTCAGCCAGGACTTCGCGCGCCTGAAGGCCGTGGTCGAACTGGTGCCGCCTGCGGCGCTGTTCGTGCAGGACGCCGCGGCCTTCGAGCGAGCGCTTGCCGGGCTCGCTCATCTGGGCGCACCGGTCATCGCTGTGCGCGGCTCCCGTCCAGGTCAGATCGACTGGGCGACGCTCGCGCAGACTGAGCTGACCGAGCCGCGCCGCGCGGCCGTTGCCGCCGCTCATGCGGCAATCGCACCCGACGCCACGGCGCGTGTACTCTTCACGTCGGGCTCGACCGGCACGCCCAAGGGCGTCAACCTCACGTACCGCAATTTCAAGGCGGTCGCTTCCTACTTCTCGGACAACCTCGCTTTCTTGCGCGACACCGAGCCTGTGTTCCTCGACTGGCTGCCCTGGCACCATGGTCTGGGTGGCGTGCTCAACCTCGGCCGCTCGATCCAGTTCGGCGCGACCCACTACATCGACGACGGCCGCCCCGTGCCCGGCATGATCGAGCGCACTGTGCGCAATCTGCGCGAGGTCGCGCCCACGATCTTCACGAGCGTGCCCTCGGCCTGGGCCGTGCTCGCGAACGAGATCGAGCACGACGCCGAACTCGCGGCGAACCTGTTCTCGAAGGTTCACTTCTTCGGCTACGGCGGCGCGAGCCTGCCCACCGAGGTCTGGGAGCGCATCCAGCGTGTCGCGGTGAAGACCATCGGTCAGCGCATTGCCTTCGTGAGCGGCCTTGCCTGCACGGAAACGGCTGGCATGGGCACCTTCTGCGGCTGGCCCACGGATATCGTCGGCAACATCGGCACGCCGGTGCCGGGATCGGAGGTGAAGCTCGTGCCGCTCGAAGGCGCGGACGCACGCTACGAGATCCGCATGCGCGGCGCGAACGTGTTCGGCGGCTACATCAAGCATCCCGAACTGAGCGCAGCGGCGTTCGACGAAGAAGGCTTCTTCCGGCTCGGCGACGCCGTGCGCTTCGCCAATCCGGATAATCCGTCCGAAGGCCTGCTGTTCGCGGGGCGCGTGGTCGAAGACTTCAAGCTCGCCAACGGCACGTGGGTGCGCACGGGCGCCATGCGGCTCGGCCTGCTCGATCACTGCGCCCCGCTCCTGAGCGACGCCGTGATCTGCGGACACGACCACGACTACGTCGCCGCCCTCGCCTGGCCGAACGTGGCCGCGTGCCAACGTTTCGCGCCGGAGCTCGCCGGGCTCGACGCCGCCGCGCTCGTGCAGCACCCCGTTCTCATCGCCGCGCTGAGCGAGCGCCTGCACGGACAGCGCGGCCAGGGCGCGAGCGTTCACGTCGAGCGCCTCATGCTGATGGCCGAGCCGCCTTCCATGGACGCCAACGAAATCGCCGACAAGGGCTACGTCAATCAGGCCGTCACGCGTGCGCGCCGGGCCCACCTCGTCGAAGCGCTCTTTCACTCCGAACCCGCCGCGCATGTAGCACGCGCACGGTAA
- a CDS encoding acyl-CoA dehydrogenase family protein, which produces MHINRNVFRDDHEMLRTTVRRFLEKECVPKQAEWDKAGKVDRETWLKAGREGLLCVTLPTEYGGGGGDFGHAAVLNEEINRAGVSGLGFAVHSDIIAPYIARLGNEEQKQRWLPKVCSGEYILAIGMTEPGTGSDLKAVRTTAIRDGDDYVINGSKTFISNGLNADLIVMVCKTDPAAGSKGVSLIVVEADREGFRRGRKLDKVGQHAQDTAELFFDNVRVPVSNRLGEEGKGFAYLMAELPQERLSIAIGAAAKMEACLEHTLNYVKDRRAFNQTVWDFQNTKFKLADIKAQAVAVRLMIDHYLSEHVRRRLTLEEAAVAKLFATEALGKALDEMVQLHGGYGYMLEYPVARAFADARVMRIYGGTSEVMRDLISRKL; this is translated from the coding sequence ATGCATATCAACCGTAACGTCTTCCGCGACGATCACGAAATGCTGCGCACCACCGTGCGCCGCTTCCTGGAAAAGGAATGCGTGCCGAAGCAGGCCGAATGGGACAAGGCCGGCAAGGTCGATCGCGAGACCTGGCTCAAGGCCGGCCGCGAAGGCCTGCTGTGTGTCACGCTGCCCACCGAATACGGCGGCGGCGGCGGCGATTTCGGTCACGCGGCCGTGCTCAACGAGGAGATCAACCGGGCCGGCGTCAGCGGTCTTGGCTTCGCCGTTCACTCCGACATCATTGCCCCGTATATCGCGCGGCTTGGCAACGAGGAACAAAAGCAGCGCTGGCTGCCGAAGGTCTGCTCCGGCGAATATATCCTCGCCATCGGCATGACCGAGCCGGGCACGGGCAGCGACCTGAAGGCCGTGCGCACGACCGCCATTCGCGACGGTGACGATTATGTGATCAACGGCAGCAAGACCTTCATCAGCAACGGCCTGAATGCGGACCTCATCGTCATGGTCTGCAAGACCGATCCGGCCGCGGGCTCCAAGGGTGTGAGCCTGATCGTGGTCGAAGCGGACCGCGAAGGCTTTCGGCGCGGCCGCAAGCTCGATAAGGTGGGCCAGCACGCGCAGGACACCGCCGAGCTTTTCTTCGACAACGTGCGCGTACCCGTTTCGAACCGCCTCGGTGAAGAAGGCAAGGGCTTCGCCTACCTGATGGCCGAACTGCCGCAGGAACGGCTCTCGATCGCCATCGGCGCCGCCGCGAAAATGGAAGCCTGCCTCGAGCACACGTTGAACTATGTGAAGGACCGCCGCGCGTTCAATCAGACGGTGTGGGACTTCCAGAACACCAAATTCAAGCTCGCGGACATCAAGGCCCAGGCCGTTGCAGTACGGCTCATGATCGATCATTACTTGTCCGAACACGTGCGCCGCCGTCTCACACTGGAAGAAGCCGCCGTCGCGAAGCTCTTCGCGACCGAGGCGCTCGGCAAGGCGCTCGACGAGATGGTGCAGTTGCATGGCGGTTACGGTTACATGCTCGAATACCCGGTGGCCCGCGCGTTCGCCGATGCGCGCGTGATGCGCATTTACGGCGGCACGAGCGAAGTGATGCGCGACCTTATCTCGCGCAAGCTTTAA
- a CDS encoding lipid-transfer protein, which yields MTQNVYVAGVGMIPFKKPGTSETYDTMGATAIRQALADAGLDYTDVQQAYAGYVYGDSTCGQKALYQVGMTGIPVMNVNNNCATGSTALFLARQAVQSGAVDCALAVGFEFMGPGALKSVWVDRASALERANVVVDELVGRQEGLSNAIRQFAGAGMSHMKKYGTKLETFAKIRAKASRHAARNPLAVFRNVVSTEDVMAAPMLWEGVLTRLMACPPTCGAAAALVVSEAFAKKRGLRTDVIIAGQALTTDTPSTYDARDMIRVVGFDMTRSAATRAYEQAGIGPRDIDVIELHDCFAQNELITYEGLGLCAEGEGEKLVNDGDNTYGGEWVVNPSGGLLSKGHPLGATGLAQCYELTHQLRGTASERQVEGAKVALAHNVGLGGACVVTVYKSA from the coding sequence ATGACTCAAAACGTGTATGTCGCCGGCGTCGGCATGATTCCGTTCAAGAAGCCCGGCACGAGCGAGACCTACGACACGATGGGCGCCACCGCGATCCGCCAGGCGCTCGCCGACGCAGGCCTCGACTACACCGACGTGCAACAGGCCTACGCAGGCTATGTCTATGGCGACTCGACCTGCGGCCAGAAAGCGCTCTACCAGGTCGGCATGACGGGCATACCCGTCATGAACGTGAACAACAACTGCGCGACCGGTTCGACCGCGCTCTTCCTCGCGCGTCAGGCGGTGCAAAGCGGGGCCGTGGACTGCGCGCTCGCCGTCGGCTTCGAGTTCATGGGCCCAGGCGCGCTCAAGTCGGTGTGGGTGGACCGCGCGAGCGCGCTCGAGCGCGCCAACGTTGTCGTCGACGAACTCGTCGGCCGCCAGGAGGGACTCAGCAACGCCATTCGCCAGTTCGCGGGCGCGGGTATGTCGCACATGAAAAAGTACGGCACGAAGCTCGAAACTTTCGCGAAGATCCGCGCGAAGGCGAGCCGCCATGCGGCGCGCAACCCGCTCGCTGTGTTCCGCAACGTCGTCTCGACCGAAGACGTGATGGCCGCGCCCATGCTCTGGGAGGGCGTGCTCACGCGTCTCATGGCCTGCCCGCCGACCTGCGGCGCGGCGGCAGCGCTCGTCGTCTCCGAGGCGTTTGCGAAAAAGCGCGGTCTGCGCACCGATGTGATCATCGCGGGCCAGGCGCTCACCACCGACACGCCGAGCACGTACGACGCGCGCGACATGATCCGCGTGGTGGGCTTCGACATGACGCGCTCGGCGGCGACGCGCGCCTACGAGCAAGCCGGCATCGGTCCGCGCGATATCGACGTGATCGAGCTGCACGACTGCTTCGCACAAAACGAACTGATCACCTACGAAGGGCTTGGCCTGTGCGCGGAAGGCGAAGGCGAGAAACTCGTCAACGACGGCGACAACACCTATGGCGGCGAATGGGTCGTCAATCCTTCGGGCGGCCTGCTCTCGAAGGGCCATCCGCTCGGCGCCACGGGGCTCGCCCAGTGCTACGAACTCACGCATCAGTTGCGCGGAACCGCGAGCGAGCGCCAGGTGGAAGGCGCGAAGGTCGCGCTCGCGCATAACGTGGGTCTGGGCGGCGCGTGCGTCGTCACGGTCTACAAGTCCGCCTGA
- a CDS encoding MaoC family dehydratase N-terminal domain-containing protein, with protein sequence MIDKQHIGRTLPAFRVLAEAGRLRFFAKAIGETNPVYFDESAARDAGHPGLPLPPTFLFSLEFEQPDSSWRDAIGIELPRILHGEQSFTYHRLAYAGDVLLFESRLADIYEKRGGALEFVVRETRVTNQRGEHVADLRSVIVQRNG encoded by the coding sequence ATGATCGACAAGCAACACATCGGCAGGACGCTGCCCGCATTTCGCGTGCTGGCCGAAGCAGGCCGGCTGCGCTTCTTCGCGAAGGCGATCGGCGAAACGAATCCGGTGTACTTCGACGAATCGGCAGCCCGCGACGCAGGCCATCCGGGCCTGCCGCTGCCGCCCACGTTTCTCTTCTCGCTCGAATTCGAGCAGCCCGATTCATCGTGGCGCGATGCGATCGGCATCGAACTGCCGCGCATCCTGCACGGTGAGCAGTCCTTCACGTATCACCGGCTCGCCTACGCCGGCGACGTGCTGCTATTCGAATCTCGCCTTGCCGACATCTACGAGAAAAGGGGTGGCGCGCTGGAGTTCGTCGTGCGCGAGACGCGCGTGACGAACCAGCGCGGCGAGCACGTAGCCGATCTGCGCAGCGTGATCGTGCAACGCAACGGCTGA
- a CDS encoding MaoC family dehydratase: MTFQYDTIQVGDTLPALELPPVDRKMLALFAGASGDHNAVHIDIDYARRAGMPDVFAHGMLSMAWLGRLLTQWVDQRQLHQFGVRFVGITHIGHRIVCTGRVVEKFEADGERRVRLEIQTANQYGEPRVVGDAVVSL; encoded by the coding sequence ATGACTTTCCAATACGACACGATTCAGGTGGGCGACACGCTTCCCGCGCTCGAACTGCCGCCGGTCGACCGCAAGATGCTCGCGCTCTTCGCGGGCGCTTCGGGCGACCACAACGCGGTGCATATCGACATCGACTATGCGCGGCGCGCGGGCATGCCCGATGTGTTCGCGCACGGCATGCTCTCGATGGCGTGGCTCGGACGCCTGCTCACCCAATGGGTCGATCAGCGCCAGTTGCACCAGTTCGGCGTGCGCTTCGTGGGCATCACGCATATCGGTCATCGCATCGTCTGCACGGGGCGCGTGGTCGAAAAATTCGAGGCCGATGGCGAGCGCCGCGTGCGGCTCGAAATCCAGACCGCCAACCAGTATGGCGAGCCGCGCGTCGTGGGCGACGCCGTGGTTTCACTGTAA
- a CDS encoding SDR family NAD(P)-dependent oxidoreductase: MGKLDGKVALVTGSGRGIGRAIVEKLASEGARIVVNDLDADPAHEAVEALKKAGAEAVACVGNVTAPDFAERFINTAMSAYKGIDIIVNNAGYTWDDVIQKMTDEQWYAILDCHMTAPFRILRAAYPHVKALHAADVAEGREVYRKIVNISSVSALNGNAGQMNYSSAKAGVIGMTRALAREWGRFNVNVNAVAFGLIHTRMTSADAKAGATVKIDGRDIRVGLNPEMLKTHAQRNPLGRGGTPEEAAGGVYLFCTPESNYITGQTVAVAGNLQ, translated from the coding sequence ATGGGTAAGCTCGATGGCAAAGTGGCGCTCGTCACCGGTTCGGGACGCGGCATTGGCCGCGCGATCGTGGAAAAGCTCGCGAGCGAAGGCGCGCGCATCGTCGTGAACGACCTCGACGCCGATCCGGCGCACGAGGCGGTCGAAGCGCTGAAGAAGGCCGGCGCCGAAGCAGTAGCCTGCGTGGGCAACGTCACGGCGCCGGACTTCGCCGAGCGTTTCATCAATACGGCGATGAGCGCGTACAAAGGCATCGACATCATCGTCAACAATGCCGGCTACACGTGGGACGACGTGATCCAGAAGATGACCGACGAGCAGTGGTACGCAATCCTCGACTGCCACATGACCGCGCCGTTCCGCATCCTGCGCGCCGCGTATCCGCACGTGAAGGCGCTGCACGCCGCCGACGTCGCCGAGGGGCGCGAGGTGTATCGCAAGATCGTGAATATCTCGTCGGTGTCGGCGCTCAACGGTAACGCGGGGCAGATGAACTATTCGTCCGCCAAGGCCGGCGTCATCGGCATGACGCGCGCGCTCGCCCGCGAATGGGGGCGCTTCAACGTGAACGTCAACGCCGTGGCGTTCGGCCTGATCCACACGCGCATGACGTCGGCAGATGCCAAGGCCGGCGCGACCGTGAAGATCGATGGCCGCGACATCCGCGTGGGACTGAACCCCGAGATGCTCAAGACTCACGCGCAGCGCAATCCGCTTGGCCGCGGCGGCACGCCAGAGGAGGCAGCAGGCGGCGTTTATCTCTTCTGCACGCCTGAGTCGAACTACATCACCGGACAGACGGTCGCCGTGGCTGGGAATCTTCAGTAA
- a CDS encoding DUF2214 family protein, with product MLIRWLLAAVHLLAFGFALASILRRTRGLRRCTSTEDLPMIFSADNGWGGSAVVLIVTGAMRAFGGFEKGAAYYLHEPLFLVKMGTLVLILLLEIGPLMALLRWRLAVRRGDVPDLTGAPKYARIGRWQTLLLVVMVVAATGMARGIGLDTGAE from the coding sequence ATGCTCATACGCTGGTTGCTCGCCGCCGTTCATCTGCTTGCCTTCGGCTTCGCGCTTGCGTCGATCTTGCGGCGCACGCGCGGGTTGCGCCGTTGCACGTCCACCGAAGACCTGCCGATGATCTTCAGCGCCGATAACGGCTGGGGCGGCTCGGCGGTCGTCCTGATCGTGACTGGCGCGATGCGTGCGTTCGGCGGGTTCGAGAAGGGCGCCGCGTACTACCTCCACGAACCGCTCTTTCTCGTGAAGATGGGCACGCTCGTGCTGATCCTTCTGCTCGAAATCGGGCCCTTGATGGCGCTGCTGCGCTGGCGCCTCGCCGTGCGGCGCGGCGATGTGCCGGATCTCACCGGAGCGCCGAAATACGCGCGCATCGGCAGATGGCAAACGCTGCTGCTCGTCGTGATGGTCGTTGCGGCGACGGGCATGGCGCGTGGCATCGGTCTCGATACCGGCGCCGAGTAG